A genome region from Arachis duranensis cultivar V14167 chromosome 6, aradu.V14167.gnm2.J7QH, whole genome shotgun sequence includes the following:
- the LOC127739761 gene encoding protein HUA2-LIKE 2 isoform X1 codes for MSASTTGPYHAAVDAKKFVDSQIVRDNMHHSMAEPMTAPRSSQPINDAVCYQDPEQRGMHMTVPEPSCSFKTSMAQPQHSFRYSDGATLQHNGYPLRPPQPVPSDQFSFVHREQLKPPRDGPPPPPPPFHSHRHHFVQNMQRENFSSNHDRSKPPPYDYQERWNPPMPYSGPQYHDNGMHVPYGCHPCESTSLPGQGWRFPSQSMNHWDSMPYRPPYEDAVPVANRGPSYWRPR; via the exons ATGTCAGCTAGTACCACTGGTCCGTATCATGCTGCAGTTGATGCAAAAAAATTTGTAGATTCACAG ATTGTGAGAGACAACATGCACCACTCTATGGCTGAACCCATGACTGCACCCAGAAGTAGCCAACCTATCAATGATGCAGTGTGCTATCAAGACCCAGAACAAAGAGGCATGCATATGACGGTACCAGAGCCTTCATGTTCTTTCAAGACATCCATGGCACAGCCACAACACAGTTTCCGGTATTCTGATGGTGCTACCCTGCAACACAATGGCTATCCATTACGACCACCTCAACCTGTGCCATCTGATCAGTTTTCTTTCGTTCACAGGGAACAATTGAAACCTCCTCGGGATggtccaccaccaccaccaccacctttcCACTCCCATAGGCATCACTTTGTGCAGAACATGCAAAGAGAGAACTTCTCTAGCAATCACGATAGATCAAAACCACCTCCATATGACTATCAAGAGAGATGGAATCCTCCCATGCCTTATTCTG GTCCTCAGTATCATGACAATGGTATGCATGTACCTTATGGTTGCCACCCGTGTGAATCTACTAGTTTACCAGGTCAGGGATGGAGGTTTCCTTCCCAGTCAATGAATCACTGGGATTCCATGCCTTACAGACCACCCTATGAAGATGCAGTTCCAGTAGCTAACCGAG GCCCAAGCTATTGGCGACCGAGATGA
- the LOC127739761 gene encoding protein HUA2-LIKE 2 isoform X2, protein MSASTTGPYHAAVDAKKFVDSQIVRDNMHHSMAEPMTAPRSSQPINDAVCYQDPEQRGMHMTVPEPSCSFKTSMAQPQHSFREQLKPPRDGPPPPPPPFHSHRHHFVQNMQRENFSSNHDRSKPPPYDYQERWNPPMPYSGPQYHDNGMHVPYGCHPCESTSLPGQGWRFPSQSMNHWDSMPYRPPYEDAVPVANRGPSYWRPR, encoded by the exons ATGTCAGCTAGTACCACTGGTCCGTATCATGCTGCAGTTGATGCAAAAAAATTTGTAGATTCACAG ATTGTGAGAGACAACATGCACCACTCTATGGCTGAACCCATGACTGCACCCAGAAGTAGCCAACCTATCAATGATGCAGTGTGCTATCAAGACCCAGAACAAAGAGGCATGCATATGACGGTACCAGAGCCTTCATGTTCTTTCAAGACATCCATGGCACAGCCACAACACAGTTTCCG GGAACAATTGAAACCTCCTCGGGATggtccaccaccaccaccaccacctttcCACTCCCATAGGCATCACTTTGTGCAGAACATGCAAAGAGAGAACTTCTCTAGCAATCACGATAGATCAAAACCACCTCCATATGACTATCAAGAGAGATGGAATCCTCCCATGCCTTATTCTG GTCCTCAGTATCATGACAATGGTATGCATGTACCTTATGGTTGCCACCCGTGTGAATCTACTAGTTTACCAGGTCAGGGATGGAGGTTTCCTTCCCAGTCAATGAATCACTGGGATTCCATGCCTTACAGACCACCCTATGAAGATGCAGTTCCAGTAGCTAACCGAG GCCCAAGCTATTGGCGACCGAGATGA